From a region of the Enterobacter sp. JBIWA008 genome:
- the polA gene encoding DNA polymerase I has protein sequence MVQIPENPLILVDGSSYLYRAYHAFPPLTNSAGEPTGAMYGVLNMLRSLILQYQPTHAAVVFDAKGKTFRDELFEHYKSHRPPMPDDLRAQIEPLHTMVKAMGLPLLAVSGVEADDVIGTLAREAEKMGRPVLISTGDKDMAQLVTPGITLINTMTNTILGPEEVVTKYGVPPELIIDFLALMGDSSDNIPGVPGVGEKTAQALLQGLGGLDTLYAESDKIAGLSFRGAKTMAGKLEENKEVAYLSYKLATIKTDVELELGCEQLEVQQPSADDLLSLFKKYEFKRWTADVEAGKWLQAKGAKPAAKPKETIVADAEELAEEEAVALSFDNYETILEESQLIAWIEKLKKAPVFAFDTETDSLDNISANMVGLSFATEPGIAAYVPVAHDYLDAPEQISRDRVLELLKPILEDEKALKVGQNLKYDRGILQNYGIELRGIAFDTMLESYILDSVAGRHDMDSLSDRWLKHKTITFEEIAGKGKNQLTFNQIALEEAGRYAAEDADVTLQLHLKMWPKLQKHEGPLNVFQNIEMPLVPVLSRIERNGVKIDPTVLHNHSGELAQRLTELEQKAHELAGEPFNLSSPKQLQTIMFEKQGIKPLKKTPGGAPSTSEEVLEELALDYPLPKVILQYRGLAKLKSTYTDKLPLMINPKTGRVHTSYHQAVAATGRLSSTDPNLQNIPVRNEEGRRIRQAFIAPEDYLIVSADYSQIELRIMAHLSRDKGLLTAFAEGKDIHRATAAEVFGLPLDSVTNEQRRSAKAINFGLIYGMSAFGLSRQLNIPRKESQKYMDLYFERYPGVLEYMERTRAQAKEKGYVETLDGRRLYLPDIKSSNAARRAGAERAAINAPMQGTAADIIKRAMIAVDAWLEKEKPRVKMIMQVHDELVFEVHKDDLDAVSKNIHELMESSMTLDVPLLVEVGSGENWDQAH, from the coding sequence ATGGTTCAGATCCCAGAAAACCCTCTTATTCTCGTCGATGGCTCTTCTTACCTGTATCGGGCATACCATGCGTTTCCTCCTCTGACCAATAGCGCAGGGGAACCTACCGGCGCAATGTACGGCGTGCTGAACATGCTGCGCAGCCTGATCCTTCAGTATCAGCCAACCCACGCGGCTGTGGTCTTTGATGCGAAAGGTAAAACTTTCCGCGATGAGCTGTTTGAGCATTACAAATCTCACCGTCCGCCAATGCCTGACGATCTGCGTGCGCAGATTGAGCCGCTGCACACCATGGTAAAAGCGATGGGGCTGCCGCTGCTGGCCGTCTCTGGCGTTGAAGCCGATGACGTCATCGGCACGCTGGCGCGTGAAGCAGAAAAGATGGGGCGTCCTGTACTGATCAGCACCGGTGATAAAGATATGGCGCAGCTGGTGACGCCAGGTATCACCCTGATTAACACCATGACCAACACCATTCTGGGGCCTGAAGAGGTGGTCACAAAGTACGGCGTGCCGCCTGAGCTGATTATCGACTTCCTCGCTTTGATGGGCGACTCCTCGGATAACATCCCGGGTGTCCCTGGCGTCGGTGAAAAAACCGCGCAGGCGCTGCTTCAGGGGCTGGGTGGTCTGGATACGCTCTACGCGGAGTCAGACAAAATCGCCGGGCTCTCCTTCCGTGGTGCAAAAACCATGGCCGGAAAACTGGAAGAGAATAAAGAGGTGGCTTATCTCTCCTATAAGCTGGCCACAATCAAAACCGATGTTGAACTGGAGCTGGGCTGTGAGCAGCTTGAAGTGCAACAGCCTTCCGCTGACGATCTGCTGAGCCTGTTTAAGAAATACGAATTCAAGCGCTGGACCGCTGACGTGGAAGCCGGTAAATGGCTGCAGGCAAAAGGGGCCAAACCTGCTGCAAAGCCGAAGGAGACGATCGTTGCTGACGCAGAAGAGCTGGCGGAAGAAGAAGCCGTGGCGCTTTCCTTTGACAACTACGAAACCATTCTTGAAGAGTCACAGCTGATCGCCTGGATCGAGAAACTGAAAAAGGCGCCGGTCTTTGCCTTTGATACTGAAACAGACAGCCTCGATAACATCTCAGCCAATATGGTTGGTCTGTCATTTGCAACAGAGCCGGGTATTGCCGCCTATGTTCCTGTGGCGCACGATTACCTGGATGCGCCGGAGCAGATCTCCCGTGACCGCGTGCTTGAGCTGCTGAAGCCGATCCTGGAGGACGAAAAAGCGCTCAAGGTCGGGCAAAACCTCAAGTACGACCGCGGCATTCTGCAAAACTACGGCATTGAACTGCGCGGGATTGCCTTCGACACCATGCTTGAATCCTACATTCTGGATAGCGTTGCGGGACGTCATGATATGGATTCCTTATCTGACCGCTGGCTCAAGCACAAAACGATCACCTTTGAAGAGATTGCCGGTAAAGGGAAAAATCAGCTCACCTTTAACCAGATTGCTCTGGAAGAGGCGGGGCGCTACGCGGCGGAAGACGCTGACGTCACGCTGCAGCTGCACCTGAAGATGTGGCCAAAACTGCAGAAGCACGAAGGTCCGCTGAATGTGTTCCAGAATATTGAGATGCCGCTGGTGCCCGTGCTGTCACGCATTGAACGCAACGGCGTGAAAATCGACCCAACTGTGCTGCATAACCACTCCGGGGAGCTGGCGCAGCGCCTGACCGAGCTCGAGCAAAAAGCGCATGAGCTTGCCGGCGAGCCGTTTAACCTCTCTTCACCGAAACAGCTGCAGACCATTATGTTTGAAAAGCAGGGCATCAAGCCGCTGAAGAAAACCCCAGGCGGCGCGCCGTCAACCTCTGAAGAGGTGCTGGAAGAGCTGGCGCTGGATTACCCGCTGCCAAAAGTGATTCTGCAGTACCGTGGCCTCGCGAAGCTGAAGTCTACCTACACCGACAAGCTTCCGCTGATGATCAACCCAAAAACGGGTCGCGTGCATACATCGTATCATCAGGCCGTAGCGGCTACCGGTCGACTCTCATCGACCGATCCCAACCTGCAGAACATCCCGGTGCGTAATGAGGAAGGCCGCCGTATTCGCCAGGCTTTCATCGCACCAGAGGATTATCTGATTGTCTCTGCTGACTACTCGCAAATTGAGCTGCGCATTATGGCGCATCTGTCCCGCGACAAAGGCCTGCTGACCGCGTTTGCCGAAGGGAAAGATATCCACCGGGCAACCGCGGCGGAAGTCTTCGGCTTGCCGCTGGACAGCGTGACCAACGAGCAGCGCCGCAGTGCTAAGGCGATCAACTTCGGTCTGATTTACGGCATGAGCGCATTTGGTCTTTCGCGCCAGCTCAACATTCCGCGCAAAGAGTCGCAGAAGTATATGGATCTCTACTTCGAGCGCTATCCAGGCGTGCTGGAATATATGGAACGCACCCGCGCGCAGGCGAAGGAAAAAGGTTACGTCGAAACCCTGGATGGCCGCCGTCTCTACTTACCGGACATCAAATCCAGCAACGCGGCGCGTCGCGCTGGCGCAGAGCGTGCGGCGATCAACGCCCCGATGCAGGGCACCGCAGCGGACATTATTAAGCGTGCAATGATCGCCGTTGATGCCTGGCTGGAAAAAGAGAAGCCTCGCGTGAAAATGATCATGCAGGTACACGATGAACTGGTATTTGAAGTGCACAAGGACGACCTCGACGCCGTGTCGAAGAATATCCACGAGCTAATGGAAAGCAGCATGACGCTGGACGTGCCGTTGCTGGTGGAAGTGGGAAGTGGCGAAAACTGGGATCAGGCTCACTAA
- a CDS encoding acyltransferase, whose translation MSRLLAAITLLLSIILTILVTVACSVPIIIAGIIKLLLPVPAVWRAVSAFCNFMMYCWCEGLAILLCLNPHLKWDIKGLESLNKKNWYLLICNHHSWADIVVLCVLFRKHIPMNKYFLKQQLAWVPFIGLACWALDMPFMKRYSRSYLIRHPERRGKDVETTRRSCEKFRAYPTTIVNFVEGSRFTEEKHQQTRSPYQHLLPPKAAGIAMALNVLGAQFDKLLNVTLCYPENDKTPFFDMLSGKLTRIVVHVELVPIDAELHGDYVNDKNFKRRFQQWLNTLWKEKDEQLDNIKSSYKNAGQ comes from the coding sequence ATGTCGAGATTGCTCGCTGCAATAACATTACTGTTAAGCATCATTTTAACTATCCTGGTGACTGTCGCCTGCTCTGTGCCGATCATTATTGCCGGGATTATTAAACTGCTGCTGCCTGTCCCCGCGGTGTGGCGAGCCGTGTCCGCATTTTGTAATTTCATGATGTACTGCTGGTGCGAAGGACTGGCGATCCTGCTGTGCCTGAACCCGCATCTGAAGTGGGATATCAAAGGGCTGGAGAGCCTTAACAAGAAAAACTGGTATCTGCTGATCTGCAATCACCACAGCTGGGCAGACATCGTGGTGTTATGCGTACTTTTTCGCAAACACATCCCGATGAACAAATACTTTCTGAAACAGCAGCTCGCCTGGGTGCCTTTTATCGGGCTGGCCTGCTGGGCGCTAGATATGCCGTTTATGAAACGCTATTCGCGCAGCTATTTAATTCGTCATCCCGAGCGTCGCGGCAAAGATGTGGAAACCACGCGCCGTTCCTGTGAAAAATTTCGCGCGTATCCCACGACCATCGTGAACTTTGTTGAAGGCTCCCGTTTTACGGAAGAGAAGCATCAACAAACTCGCTCCCCTTACCAGCATCTGCTGCCGCCAAAGGCTGCGGGTATTGCGATGGCGCTTAACGTGCTGGGAGCACAGTTCGATAAACTTCTTAACGTCACGCTCTGTTATCCGGAAAACGATAAGACGCCATTTTTCGATATGCTCAGCGGCAAACTGACGCGTATTGTAGTGCACGTCGAACTGGTCCCGATAGACGCTGAGCTGCACGGTGACTACGTAAACGATAAGAATTTCAAACGGCGCTTCCAGCAGTGGCTTAATACGCTCTGGAAAGAGAAAGACGAACAGTTAGACAATATTAAATCTTCATACAAAAACGCCGGTCAGTGA
- the dsbA gene encoding thiol:disulfide interchange protein DsbA: MKKIWLALAGMILAFSASAAQFTDGKQFITLDKPVAGEPQVLEFFSFYCPHCYQFEQVLHVSDNVKKKLPEGTKMTKYHVEFLGPLGKDLTQAWAVAMALGVEDKITAPMFEAVQKTQTVQTTADIRKVFVDAGVKGEEYDAAWNSFVVKSLVAQQEKAAADLQLQGVPAMFVNGKYQLNMQGMDTSSMDIFVQQYADTVKYLVEKK; encoded by the coding sequence ATGAAAAAAATTTGGCTGGCGCTGGCAGGAATGATTCTGGCATTTAGCGCTTCTGCTGCGCAGTTTACCGACGGCAAACAGTTCATCACGCTGGACAAACCGGTTGCTGGCGAGCCGCAGGTTCTGGAGTTCTTCTCGTTCTATTGCCCACACTGCTATCAATTCGAGCAGGTGCTGCATGTGTCTGACAACGTGAAGAAAAAGCTGCCAGAAGGCACCAAAATGACCAAGTACCACGTCGAGTTCCTGGGCCCATTGGGTAAAGATCTGACACAGGCGTGGGCGGTTGCTATGGCACTGGGCGTGGAAGATAAGATCACTGCGCCAATGTTTGAAGCCGTACAGAAAACCCAGACCGTTCAGACCACTGCGGATATCCGTAAAGTGTTCGTTGATGCTGGCGTGAAAGGTGAAGAGTATGACGCAGCATGGAACAGCTTTGTGGTGAAATCTCTGGTAGCCCAGCAGGAAAAAGCGGCTGCTGACCTCCAGCTTCAGGGCGTTCCGGCGATGTTTGTTAACGGTAAATACCAGCTGAACATGCAGGGCATGGACACCAGCAGCATGGATATCTTCGTACAGCAGTATGCTGATACCGTGAAATACCTGGTTGAGAAGAAGTAA
- a CDS encoding serine/threonine protein kinase: MNDQAFTFQTLHPDTIMDALFEQGIRVDSGLTPLNSYENRVYQFQDEDRQRFVVKFYRPERWSAEQIQEEHQFAHDLLDDDVPVAAPLKFNNQTLLTHEGFYYAVFPSLGGRQFEADNIDQMEWVARYLGRIHQTGRKKTFIARPTIGIQEYLLEPREIFETSAMIPTALKDDFLNATDKIIAAVKACWRDDITVLRLHGDCHAGNILWRDGPLFVDLDDARMGPAVQDLWMLLNGDKAEQRMQLETIIEAYEEFSPFNSDEIALIEPLRAMRFVYYLAWLIRRWDDPAFPRNFPWLTGEDYWRSQISTFTEQVKVLQEPPLQLTPMY; encoded by the coding sequence ATGAACGACCAGGCTTTTACTTTCCAGACATTACACCCGGACACCATTATGGATGCCCTGTTTGAACAGGGTATTCGGGTGGATTCCGGGCTAACACCGTTAAACAGCTACGAAAACCGCGTCTATCAGTTTCAGGATGAGGATCGTCAGCGCTTCGTCGTAAAATTCTATCGTCCTGAACGCTGGTCCGCAGAACAAATTCAGGAAGAGCATCAGTTCGCTCACGATCTGCTGGATGACGATGTTCCCGTTGCCGCGCCGCTAAAATTCAATAACCAAACGCTCCTCACGCACGAAGGGTTTTACTACGCTGTATTCCCGAGCCTGGGTGGCCGCCAGTTTGAAGCGGATAATATCGATCAGATGGAGTGGGTTGCCCGCTATCTTGGGCGCATACACCAGACGGGACGCAAAAAAACCTTTATTGCCCGCCCGACTATCGGGATTCAGGAATACCTTCTTGAGCCGCGCGAAATATTCGAAACGTCTGCAATGATCCCCACAGCGTTAAAGGATGATTTCCTCAACGCCACCGATAAGATTATTGCTGCAGTGAAAGCCTGCTGGCGCGACGATATTACCGTCCTGCGCCTGCATGGCGATTGTCATGCCGGAAATATCCTCTGGCGTGATGGCCCGTTGTTTGTCGATCTTGATGATGCGCGTATGGGGCCAGCAGTTCAGGACCTGTGGATGCTGCTCAATGGCGACAAAGCCGAGCAACGCATGCAGCTTGAAACCATTATTGAAGCTTATGAAGAATTTAGCCCGTTTAATTCAGACGAAATTGCCCTGATTGAGCCTTTACGCGCGATGCGTTTTGTTTATTATCTCGCATGGTTAATTAGGCGTTGGGACGATCCCGCATTTCCCCGGAATTTCCCGTGGCTTACCGGAGAGGATTACTGGCGTAGCCAGATATCTACATTTACTGAGCAGGTCAAGGTTCTTCAGGAACCCCCTCTGCAATTAACGCCGATGTATTAA
- a CDS encoding YihD family protein produces MKCKRLNEVIELLQPAWQKEPELNLMQFLQKLAKESGFDGDLADLSDDILIYHLKMRDSAKDAVIPGIQKDYEEDFKTALLRARGVIKE; encoded by the coding sequence ATGAAATGTAAACGTCTGAATGAAGTTATTGAACTCCTCCAGCCCGCCTGGCAAAAAGAGCCAGAGCTAAATCTGATGCAATTTTTACAGAAACTGGCGAAAGAGTCAGGTTTTGACGGCGATCTGGCAGACCTTTCTGACGACATCCTGATCTATCACCTTAAAATGCGTGACTCTGCCAAAGATGCTGTTATTCCTGGTATTCAGAAAGATTATGAGGAAGATTTTAAGACCGCATTACTGCGCGCCCGAGGCGTAATTAAAGAGTAA
- the mobA gene encoding molybdenum cofactor guanylyltransferase MobA yields MNLSQEIIGVVLAGGRATRMGGKDKGLQLLNGKPLWQHVADTLSGQVSTMVISANRHIDTYQLSGYAVYQDSLEDYPGPLAGMLSVMQQSHGEWFIFCPCDTPLIPSCLVERLLLLRGTAPVVWVHDGERDHPAIALMHRSLAPALQSCLAAGERRVMLFMRESGGHPVDFSDLKSAFVNVNTREDLQMMQEKR; encoded by the coding sequence GTGAATCTTAGCCAGGAAATCATTGGGGTCGTTCTGGCAGGCGGCAGAGCAACGCGAATGGGCGGAAAAGATAAGGGGCTTCAGCTTCTTAATGGAAAACCCTTGTGGCAGCATGTCGCTGATACGCTCTCAGGCCAGGTGTCGACAATGGTTATTAGTGCTAACAGGCATATCGACACTTATCAGCTCAGCGGGTACGCCGTTTATCAGGATAGCCTTGAGGATTACCCGGGACCGCTGGCCGGTATGCTTTCGGTCATGCAACAGTCTCACGGAGAGTGGTTTATCTTCTGTCCCTGCGATACCCCGCTTATTCCGTCCTGTCTTGTCGAGCGTTTGTTATTGCTTCGCGGTACGGCCCCTGTGGTTTGGGTACATGACGGCGAGCGTGACCATCCCGCTATCGCATTGATGCACCGATCGCTAGCGCCAGCCCTGCAGTCCTGTCTGGCTGCGGGAGAGCGCAGGGTGATGCTTTTTATGCGCGAGTCTGGCGGCCATCCCGTTGATTTTAGCGATTTGAAATCAGCATTTGTGAACGTGAATACGCGTGAAGATTTGCAGATGATGCAGGAGAAAAGATGA
- the mobB gene encoding molybdopterin-guanine dinucleotide biosynthesis protein MobB, with protein MIPVVAISAWSGTGKTTLLKKLIPALCARGIRPGLIKHTHHNMDVDKPGKDSYALRKAGAAQTMVASTRRWALMTETPDEAPLDLAYMVSRMDHATLDLVLVEGFKHEAVPKILLFRNDAGHDLSELTLDEHVIAVASDVVLPLEVPILDLNDVDGIAEFIVDWAAI; from the coding sequence ATGATACCTGTTGTCGCCATTTCCGCCTGGAGTGGAACCGGAAAAACCACGCTGCTTAAAAAGCTCATTCCTGCGCTTTGTGCCAGGGGTATCCGTCCAGGATTGATTAAACATACCCACCATAATATGGATGTCGATAAACCGGGCAAAGATAGCTATGCGTTGCGTAAAGCGGGTGCAGCGCAAACGATGGTGGCAAGTACTCGACGCTGGGCGTTGATGACAGAAACGCCGGATGAGGCACCGCTGGATCTCGCTTATATGGTCAGCCGGATGGATCATGCCACTCTGGATCTGGTGCTGGTTGAGGGATTCAAGCATGAGGCCGTGCCTAAGATCCTGCTGTTCAGAAACGATGCCGGGCATGATTTAAGCGAGTTAACGCTGGATGAGCATGTGATTGCGGTGGCCAGTGATGTTGTATTGCCGCTTGAAGTTCCGATACTGGATTTAAATGATGTGGATGGGATTGCGGAGTTTATTGTGGACTGGGCTGCGATCTGA
- a CDS encoding FadR/GntR family transcriptional regulator — protein sequence MPLSAQQLAAQKNLSYVLAEKLAQRILAGKYAPGSILPGEMELGEKFGVSRTAVREAVKTLTAKGMVLPRPRIGTRVMPQSNWNFLDQELLSWWMTEDNFHQVVDHFLVMRSSLEPQACLLAATLGTAEQKAQLNALMEEMVFLKKHFNRERWVEVDMAWHEHIYMMSANPFLTSFASLFHSVYHTYFTSITQNEVVKLDLHQAIVDAIQESDGLRALSACQALLAAPTHQQVNK from the coding sequence ATGCCATTAAGCGCACAACAGCTGGCCGCCCAAAAAAACCTGTCGTACGTGCTGGCAGAAAAGCTGGCTCAGCGTATTTTAGCGGGTAAATATGCCCCGGGTAGCATCCTGCCGGGTGAGATGGAGCTGGGTGAGAAGTTTGGGGTGAGCCGTACCGCCGTGCGCGAAGCGGTGAAAACCCTAACGGCAAAAGGTATGGTGCTTCCACGCCCTCGCATTGGCACACGCGTGATGCCACAGAGTAACTGGAATTTTCTCGATCAGGAGCTGCTCTCCTGGTGGATGACGGAAGATAACTTTCATCAGGTCGTCGATCACTTTCTGGTGATGCGCAGCAGCCTTGAACCTCAGGCATGTTTGCTTGCCGCCACGCTAGGAACGGCAGAGCAAAAAGCGCAGCTTAACGCGTTGATGGAAGAAATGGTGTTCCTGAAAAAACATTTCAACCGCGAACGCTGGGTTGAGGTCGATATGGCCTGGCATGAACACATCTATATGATGAGCGCCAATCCGTTCCTCACCTCTTTTGCCTCTTTATTTCATTCGGTGTATCACACCTACTTTACCTCTATTACACAAAACGAAGTGGTAAAACTGGATTTGCATCAGGCGATAGTGGATGCCATCCAGGAAAGCGACGGGCTGCGAGCCCTGAGTGCGTGCCAGGCATTGCTGGCAGCGCCAACCCACCAGCAGGTAAATAAATGA
- the mdtD gene encoding multidrug transporter subunit MdtD — MTTKKARSMAGLPWIAAMAFFMQALDATILNTALPAIAQSLNRSPLAMQSAIISYTLTVAMLIPVSGWLADRFGTRRVFMLAVTLFTLGSLACALSSSLTELVIFRVLQGIGGAMMMPVARLALLRAYPRSELLPVLNFVTMPGLVGPILGPVLGGVFVTWASWHWIFLINIPIGVAGLLYARKYMPNFTTPRRSFDMGGFFLFGLSLVLFSSGMELFGEKIVATWMALSVILGGILLFLLYIRHARRHPTPLISLGLFNTRTFSVGIGGNIASRLGTGCVPFLMPLMLQVGFGYPALIAGCMMAPTAMGSILAKSTVTQVLRWFGYRKTLVGVTVFIGLMIAQFSLQSAALPVWMLILPLFVLGMAMSTQFTSMNTITLADLTDENASSGNSVLAVTQQLSISLGVAVSAAVLRFYEGFDSANTVEQFHYTFITMGALTVVSALVFMLLKPKDGRNLIKERHKAKAKPNPVPSEQE, encoded by the coding sequence ATGACAACGAAAAAAGCGCGCAGCATGGCCGGATTGCCGTGGATTGCAGCCATGGCGTTTTTTATGCAGGCACTGGATGCCACCATCCTCAACACAGCGCTTCCCGCTATAGCGCAAAGCCTTAACCGCTCCCCGCTGGCGATGCAGTCCGCCATCATCAGCTACACCCTGACGGTCGCAATGTTAATTCCGGTCAGCGGCTGGCTGGCCGACCGCTTTGGCACCCGCAGAGTTTTCATGCTGGCCGTAACGCTCTTTACGCTCGGTTCACTGGCCTGTGCGCTCTCCTCATCCTTAACGGAGCTGGTTATCTTTCGCGTATTGCAAGGCATTGGCGGCGCGATGATGATGCCGGTGGCGCGCCTTGCCTTACTGCGAGCCTACCCGCGAAGCGAATTACTTCCCGTGCTCAACTTCGTCACCATGCCGGGCCTGGTTGGCCCGATACTTGGCCCGGTCCTCGGTGGCGTGTTTGTCACCTGGGCAAGCTGGCACTGGATCTTCCTGATTAATATTCCAATTGGCGTTGCGGGGCTGCTGTATGCCCGCAAATATATGCCGAACTTCACCACGCCAAGGCGCAGCTTCGACATGGGCGGCTTTTTCCTGTTTGGCCTGAGCCTGGTGTTATTCTCCAGCGGGATGGAGCTGTTTGGCGAGAAGATCGTCGCGACGTGGATGGCGCTCTCCGTTATTCTCGGCGGTATTCTGTTATTCCTTCTATATATACGTCACGCGCGTCGTCACCCGACGCCATTAATCTCCCTGGGTCTCTTTAACACCCGAACGTTTTCCGTCGGGATTGGGGGTAACATTGCGTCTCGTCTGGGGACGGGTTGCGTACCGTTCCTGATGCCATTGATGCTGCAGGTCGGTTTCGGCTATCCGGCCCTGATTGCTGGCTGCATGATGGCGCCTACGGCGATGGGCTCAATTCTGGCAAAATCAACCGTGACGCAGGTGCTGCGCTGGTTTGGCTATCGTAAGACGCTGGTTGGCGTAACGGTCTTTATCGGGCTGATGATTGCGCAGTTCTCGCTGCAATCCGCCGCGTTACCCGTCTGGATGCTGATCCTGCCGTTATTTGTGCTGGGCATGGCGATGTCGACGCAGTTTACGTCGATGAACACCATCACCCTCGCCGACCTGACTGACGAGAACGCCAGTAGCGGCAACAGCGTGCTCGCGGTTACGCAACAGCTGTCGATCAGTTTAGGGGTTGCCGTGAGTGCAGCGGTGCTGAGGTTTTATGAAGGTTTTGACAGCGCAAATACCGTTGAGCAGTTCCATTACACCTTTATCACCATGGGTGCACTTACCGTGGTATCGGCGCTGGTCTTTATGCTGTTAAAACCGAAAGACGGACGTAACCTGATCAAAGAACGCCACAAAGCAAAGGCTAAACCGAACCCCGTTCCATCAGAACAGGAGTAA
- the rbsR gene encoding ribose operon transcriptional repressor RbsR, with translation MATMKDVARMAGVSTSTVSHVINNDRFVSEAIREKVEAAVKDLNYAPSALARSLKLNQTRTIGMLITASTNPFYSELVRGVERSCFERGYSLVLCNTEGDEQRMNRNLETLMQKRVDGLLLLCTETHQPSKEIIQRYPSIPTVMMDWAPFDGTSDLIQDNSLLGGDMATQYLIDKGYTRIACITGPLDKTPARLRLEGYLAAMARAGLSVPEGYRITGDFEFHGGFEAMQTLLAQPQHPQAVFIGNDAMAFGAYQALYQAGLRVPDDMAVIGYDDIELASYMTPPLTTIHQPKDELGELAIDVLIHRMAQPTLHQQRLQLTPVLMERGSV, from the coding sequence TTGGCTACAATGAAAGATGTCGCCCGCATGGCGGGCGTTTCTACCTCGACGGTCTCTCACGTTATAAACAACGATCGCTTTGTCAGCGAGGCGATTAGGGAGAAAGTCGAAGCTGCAGTAAAAGATCTCAACTATGCGCCGTCGGCGCTGGCGCGCAGCCTTAAGCTCAACCAGACGCGCACCATCGGTATGCTGATCACTGCCAGTACCAACCCTTTTTATTCAGAACTGGTTCGCGGCGTGGAGCGCAGCTGCTTCGAGCGTGGCTACAGCCTGGTGCTGTGCAATACCGAAGGTGACGAGCAGAGAATGAATCGTAACCTGGAAACGTTGATGCAAAAACGCGTCGACGGGCTGCTGCTGCTCTGTACCGAAACACACCAACCATCTAAAGAGATTATCCAGCGCTATCCTTCTATTCCCACTGTGATGATGGACTGGGCGCCGTTCGACGGAACCAGCGATCTCATTCAGGATAACTCCCTGCTGGGCGGTGATATGGCGACCCAGTATCTGATTGATAAAGGCTATACCCGCATCGCCTGTATTACTGGTCCGCTGGATAAAACCCCGGCGCGCCTGCGTCTGGAAGGGTATCTCGCCGCGATGGCACGGGCGGGACTTTCAGTGCCGGAAGGTTACCGTATTACCGGTGATTTTGAGTTTCACGGCGGCTTTGAAGCGATGCAGACTTTGCTGGCGCAGCCGCAGCATCCTCAGGCCGTCTTTATCGGCAACGATGCTATGGCATTTGGCGCCTATCAGGCGTTATACCAGGCTGGTTTGCGCGTTCCGGATGATATGGCGGTAATTGGCTATGATGATATCGAACTAGCCAGCTATATGACGCCGCCGCTGACTACAATTCATCAGCCGAAGGATGAACTGGGCGAGCTGGCCATCGATGTGTTGATCCACCGAATGGCGCAGCCCACGTTGCATCAGCAACGTCTGCAGCTTACTCCTGTTCTGATGGAACGGGGTTCGGTTTAG